CATGAAGAATATGTCCCGTTAAAGTGTCTGTGCCTACTTGTATTTGTAGTTTATTTAGCATAGGAGTGTTTTTAGTTGAGAGATGTCTAAAGGTCCCACTAGATGTATGATAACATCTTATCTGTGGATCTCATAAAAATGTCAAGAGGACAAATACAACACGTTAGAGGCTCTGCTTTAGCGAAAAGCCAAACATCCCGCAGCCTTTCTTTAACTACAGTCAATGAGAGAGAAGTAGTATCAGTGTCTATTGACTGTGGGCCTTTAAACAGGAaaataaatgggggggggggtggaaattattattattattaagaagtAGTCTTTCCACATATGAAGGTAGTTCACTGTAGCCCGTTCACTGTTAGGGTGTGGCAAGGaattacaccacacacacatttctcaaTCTCCACCACAGTGATGTGAGGTAAGGCACGGACTATGACCTTGTCTAGTTCAGTCCAGTGACTTTGTCCcaaaacattttcacaatagACTACAGCTCAGGGTCAGCAGAAGGGAAATGTTAGTGCCtctgagtgtgtgcagtgtgtcaCGTCAGTCACAGGACTGCAGAGTTTCTGGGTCAATGCCACAATAGCCAAGTGACTCAAATGATTTAGTTTGTATTTAGCAATGATTTAAAAAATCCACCAAGTTGTTATCAAGCTGTTGTGCCCTCTGCTGGCTAAAATAGTGACCCACACATGAGCAAACAAGCCAGGGCTGCGTCCAAAACAACATACTCTTATACTAAACAGTATGTAGGTTAGATGGCTGAGATGGCTTACTGGGATGTTAACCATCCTAGTGTGGGGTCAGGCACAGAAAGGTTAAGGAGTCAGATGTTTGATACTCTCATGTTTACCTTTATTTTTTCACCATTCAGTCTAAACATGTGTTTGTCTACAAAAATGCAGATGATGGAAAATAGATTTTTCCCTCCATCCTTATCAAATTTAAATTTCCAGTGCTCTCTTTTGATATTTTGGAACAATGACTGTTGAAAACATGGACagccaccacaggtctagcgcctctgctggctgattgcagtatgatgtgtagctccacccatccctGTATATTTCAAAGACAgaacagcccattttccatctcattaaAAGTTAGTTTTCCCTGTGCTTATACTGGCCcaatttcttatatatatatatatatatatatatatatatatatatatatatatatatatatatatatatatatatactttttttttgtttttaaacccttATTAAAGCGATTGAAAGCCTTGGCTTGGCCGGCAGAGACTGTTTGCAGGACCTGCATTGTGGGCTTTCTCTTCATTATGTGaagttgtagtggaacttacaagaactgcacttttactgctgTAACACTGTACTTATCGGACAAACTGGGCATCCAGGGGGAAAATCCGCTTTGCTTCTGCGCTGTAAGCTCAAtaaaggcggtctgagacacactTGGTCTGGTAGATGGGGGTAGGTCTACCAAAGGAGTAGGCCAGTCGTTATAACACAATTGTGAGTTTGTGTAATATGTGTTTGTAtaatacttttacttttgttacttaagtacatttaaaagcatttagtACTTTAACTTAATTAGAAATTTCACtctatttaaatttaaattcagGTACAGAATTTAATGTCACTGGTATTCAGTTATCCAGTTCTGCCATAACCAGTAACACAGCATCAGTGTGAAGAGTTTTGACAGCTGTTCTTATGTTGTCTTTGTTGTGAAGAAGACAACCAGCTCATCGAGAGTGTAACTTCATGCTATTTGTCAGGCCACAGTTATGgaataaaaacacactgaaagaaGAGGTGATCCCTCTGATTAGGTGTATGTCATGTCTGTCAACTCTTTTCCAGGGGTCTATTATATAACAGGCGTAACTAAAAGTTTGAAGCGTTTTTTTCTTATCTTTTTTCCATGTTTACTTTAGATGTTTTTTCCAAAGTCAGTTTGTCCAGCTGTTGGACTGTGAAGCCTTTACTGTGACCTTTTTTCAAggcattcaatatatatatgtagtattataataaatatcaaATCAGCTGTgaatgattagaacatggttagagaggactTTTGAAGAAAGTTAAAAAACAATAAGAGTTCAGCCATTTCATTTTCTGCAAAAACAACtataaaacaactgccaacatggatTAGCAAGTTCAGCtcaagggttagggttagagttgtgGTTAAAACACAAGATGTGTAATGAACTCTCCAATCCCAAAATGTCTTGctacagttgatgtcaaagtacaacatctaccatcagaaaaagtacaagtttgtttttcattgaagGTGTGTGACCCGGAAATCCTGCATGTCAAACAAAACTCTCAAGACTCAGGCTAAAGTTTACCAGAGAGcacctagacaaagaccaggacttctggaacaatgtgctttgaaCACATGAATCCAACATTGAATTATTTAGGCATAGTCACAGAAGATATGTTTGGTGAAAACATTTgagcatttgagcacaagaacctcATAGCAACAGCGAAGCATGAATGTGGAAAGGTCATGATTTGGAATTGATGCAGCAGGGAACGGCAAGCTAATTAGCttataataaattaacaaataaaaagattttaaagacatttcttcttcAGTTTTATATGTTTACCTAAATTACATTCCCATCACTTCTTCTGATTTTTGGTTATATTGTCATGCATCAACAAGTAAGGAAAGTAATATTAACCAGTAATATCATCCCTCTCCAATTATAATCACCTGTCATTAAGTGAAAAAAACGGAAGACCTTCCCTGGTTCTGTGTTCCACAAACACATGGAAGTTACTTTAGTTTAAGGAGTAAACGGTGGTTCATGATAAAATAGATTATGGACCCCTTGAAATCTGCTCACACACCTTTGTCAAAATGTATTGGTGGCACAGCAGATTTATAAATGCAGTGATAATGTGTCTTTTCAAATGAACACAGGGGGCTCTATTGGAGCATGCAATTCAATTTTATTGAATAATCTTTTAATCATTCTTAGAACTTAGCATAGCAGGGTCGCTGCAAAGTCGTATAGCTCTTTACAGCCCCTCTGCTTGGCCTGTTTACTTGTAGCCCTTGGACTGGGCCGAGTTCCACACctcctctccgtctctctcGATGACCAGGTTGCCGTCGTTGCGTAGGTACAGACGGCACGCCTTGAAGCCTCCAGGCGCCTGGCTCTTCGTCTGCCACAGCACCTTGTTGTCTCGCTTGTACATGATCAGATTGCAGTCGTCCTGCATGCACAGGCGGTGGGCGTCCCTCGTGCCACCCGTGTCAGACGACCAGACCTGTCTCCAGCCATAGATGGCAAAGTTGCCATCATCCTGTAGGCAGCACACACATAGAAAACATGGGTCAAAATAATGTTCTTACTGAGTGAAGATGATGTGGACTGCACGTGACATGacatgcactcttaaaaaatgaAGGAGCTACAAAAGGTTATTTCAGTGACACCATAGAAGagacacttttggttccacaaagaacatTGGGCCTTATTCGCCAAACGTTTTCTTCCACCTACTTCTTTTACAAGGACGTTGGGATCCATCATTTTAAAAGCAGAGCTGGGAACTCTGCAGCAGTTTGGAAACAtcatcatgaatctgacgtaGACTTTTTGTTTGGACTTTCTTcaaaaacaaatttaagaaaattctgAAGAAGTTATTGGtgaatgagtgtgaagaatcaaGAGAAGGTTTTTTAGACCTTTAACATGGTGAaaaaatggcttggaataaaatctgtgtACATTAACTTAAAATAAATTGACTAATGTTTTCCTTCAAATGCAAATTTACATTCTGATGATACCAACATAACTGCTGGCACCACCGTCATCAATGTGTCAATGTCtcccgttctctctctctctctcacacactggtTCTCAATATTTGCATGTACTCTTAGGCTGAACCTCACCTGGAAAACAGCTTTCCACTCCCTGTTGTTGGACCACAGGTAGTCTCCCTTGCGGAGCTCGTCATACTTGGACATGTAGTTTGTGCTCATGGTTCTGAAAAAGATGTAAAAGCATATACAGCAGCATTACTGTAAAGCACTGGGACGTCCTTATTCAGTTGCAAACCAACTGGCCAAAGGTAGGTGGAGGACTGCCATCTGCAGGTGCAAACCATTAGACCTGTTACATCAAAGAACATGGGCAGATAACACTCAAATGACCCTTAATGAAAAGAAAGGGTCGCTGTAACACTGTCACTCTAAATTCATGCATGAACCCATTAATAAACATCTGCAACAAGTACTCACGGGTCAGCTTGGGCCTTCAGTGGATCAGACAGTTGAGGCTCTAGCTCTATAGTCATGGTCCTGCACTTACAACCTGTTTTATAGGTGAAGAGCAGGGGAGGGAGCAGCTGTGGGCACTGAGGGTCTCTTTCATGCCTGAGCGGGCCCAGGGATGCACGAGACCTCAGATGTGAATGAGGGCGCTTCCAATTTCGCCGGAATTTGAAGTGCTTTCATGTGTATTATCAGATCATGTTGATTAGGGTGTAATTGCTTTAAGCTGCTTTCGCTGACTAGACTATTTTACTGACACTTTAAAGCCTGATTCTGCAGCCCTGACCATGTGCCTTTTTGTGAAATGTGTTATTTGACTCAGCAAATATGGACTTCTATGTTCCACAAAATTGAAGCAGTGACATTCCCACTAAAGCTGTTTTTATGGGACACTTCAGCTGTCGCAAGCTTTGAAGTAAAAGACTCCATGAAAAGCACATTACTAGTGAATTCTTTgtaaagaaatgaaaggaaaCGCTGTGTATATGTTGTTACGTCACaatgtatttttatgtttgAGAAAAATAATGGTTTTATCAATCAAGAGGATTATATGTCCCTTTTTACAATAATGAGGCACAAAATATCTAAATCCTACCAACGGAAATCTTGGCACAGATAGTGATGGAAGCAGGCCTAAAAAAAGTCAAGTGCATGGTCTTGTATGTTTATTTTCATGAGTCTCTTCTATTATctacagttttttttctgtagtttTCCTCTGTTGATCTCTGATCAGCCAAAGAATCGATCAATCTGTTTATGTCATCTACCTCACTAAAGAAAACACCTGCATTTAGCCTCTGATGCAGTGATGCAGCAACCAGCTCTACTTCCACTTGTTCATCTTACCTGCTTCTCCCAgcaattttgttattttaaggtggaatatcaGCTTCATGCTGAGATGAGATTAGCGCACTGCAAACCTCTTATGTTATTTTTTCAACATTATATTCTAAGACATTTTATATCCGTCATATCCAGTGAATACATGAATCAAAATCATGAAGTGtcaccactttattaaaacGTGCAAAACACGGACAGCTCAAACTgcattaatatgtaaatatatatattgaacatAACATTGGTAAATGCTTGTTCTGTGGCATATCTTCAGTTTTCAGATaaccttttaaatatttaaacccTGTAGATGGGGCTTTAAAAGCATGTACGATCTAAAACTGGGGTTTAAtcagaagacaaaaacaaaaaagtaaaagcaggtctgaaaatacttattttccattaaGCTTCTGAAAAAGACTTGTGATCAaatatacagatatatgtaTCATTGTATTTTCATCCATCacattgttcatttatttagttgATTCCTTAAAATGCAgggttgtgatgtcataatgccAAAACATGTGTTTTTCAGAccatattacatttttaaaaaggcagTACACAGAACagtattattaactattaacatttgtaattacattttttcaCACCTGTAGTTCGTTTGGTCTGGTCTGCTAACTCAGTTAACGAGATTTTCAACTGTTAGCACACCTAAATGTGTTAAAACAAACCATGTGAGAACTGAACTAGGacattttcacacctgcacttctCAGAGGTCAGAGGTTGGTTTTCACCCTTGGTGCgatttgtttgggcaggtgtgaataccGTAATCACACTTCTCCTGATGGCTCTTCCTTGAAGATCTTCCTTTGTGTAGGAAGAGTTCTGAGTAGCAGTTCTCTCagaaagttttcttggtcttaaaaacctcaacttgacctcgaCTGTTTATTGTAAAGCCAttgccctaacaagctaattatgGTCTAAGACATTGGTAAAAGTCATCCGAGAGCACAAATTTCTTGAGGTTCTCAAACGGTTGCAtgatgctcttttttttttcgatCATAAACTTAAAATAATACAGAACAAATAGACTGCACTACCCTTGCATAAAATGTTGAACAGCATGTTAAATCTGTAACTTtttgccttttggagatcagttcatcttctgctTACTTTACTTTTCACAGTAACAGGTATTTCGACCTGCGATTTCCGTGTCTATTCTAAATGTATTCTGAATGCACAACTTTGTAAAGGATTCTCAGCAATTATTTAAAATTCTCCAGCTTACTGCACCCAAAGGCTGATCACTGAGTACATGAAACAGCAATGCAAGGTGGTGGTTGTATGGTTTCCTTGGATATTCTTAAACCGGTGTCATTCCCATGTAATGGAAGTAAGGAACTGTTACTAAAGCTGATTCCATTCTTTTGTAATGTTTTGTTCAATTATTCAGTTTTGTTCATTCTATAACCATAATGAATgtacactatggacaaaagtattgggagacacctcttaatcattgaattccgAAGTTTCATTTAAGCcctttgccacaggtgtatgcagtctgcctttacacacattagtgaattCCAGCATGATACTGTACTAGGACACCACTATTGCAACAAGTCCgtttgtgaaatttcttccctcctaaaAATTCCACCATCAACAAGCTTTTAGGAGccatagtcaagtcaagtcaagtcaaatttatttgtatagcgctttttacaactgttgtcgtcacaaagcagctttacataattattacttaataaagaacagcaTAGCAATTCAGCCACAAAGTAgtagaccatgtaaagttacagagcgagGTTGCTGAGTGCTAAAGGCTGCGCAGAGTTCCAAGCCCGCTGTTAGAGCTGCACAGCAGGAGCCAGCCCTATATCAATGCTTATGGAATTagaatgtcataaaagctcctgcagGTGTAAtgcgtaggtgtcccaatacttttgtccattcagcaTATATATAGCTGTGTCTTACAGGGAAGAGTTAGCCTACATTTCTTATGGCTTCCTATACAGATACAAAAAGATATAGTATTTGTTTGACATGTTGACCTCAGTGTGTGATTTGAAAAACTGAATATTCCCTTTAGCTGACACACAATCTTCTATTGCCACATGGACTCTTGTGAAATTACAGGTCGGTGTGAGCTGCACATGAGCCAAATGTTCTAAACCGAGTGAACAtacttgggatgatgaggttatttttcactttttgctcACTTTAAT
This portion of the Salminus brasiliensis chromosome 9, fSalBra1.hap2, whole genome shotgun sequence genome encodes:
- the LOC140561699 gene encoding B-type lectin plumieribetin-like, with amino-acid sequence MSTNYMSKYDELRKGDYLWSNNREWKAVFQDDGNFAIYGWRQVWSSDTGGTRDAHRLCMQDDCNLIMYKRDNKVLWQTKSQAPGGFKACRLYLRNDGNLVIERDGEEVWNSAQSKGYK